CGCTTCCAGCGACGGGAGCCCGAACTCCGGCGTACCCCAGAACAGAACTCTCATGGGAAGAGGACCCCGCAGCCGCTTCAGTCCCGCTCCTGTTTCCGCCACTTGGCGAGCAGGATCTTGCGCTTGAGCGGACTCACGCGGTCCAGGAAGAGGATCCCGTCCAGGTGGTCCTTCTCGTGCTGGATGCAACGGCTCAGAATGCCGTCGGCGCGGATCTCCACCGGCTCTCCGTCGAGTCCGAGGCCGCGGGCCACGATGGACTCGCTGCGCTGGACGGTCTCCGACAGTCCGGGGATGCTCAGGCACCCCTCCTCCTCCTTCACCGCGCCCTCCTCCTCGACGATCTCGGGGTTCACGAGGACGCCGGGCGAGATCCCCTCCTGGCGCACGTCGTACACGAAGAGACGGATCGGCACCCCCACCTGGGGCGCCGCGAGACCGATGCCGTCCGCGTCATACATCGTCTCCTGCATGTCGGCGGCGAGTCGGCGGACCTCATCGTCGATCTCCGTCACCGGGGCGCATTTCTCCCGCAGGACGGGGTCTCCGAAGATGCGGATGTCGAGAATCACGAAGACTCGGCGGGGCTACCGCAGCCGGCGGGACGGAGGCGCCGAACCGGCGGCGGCTAGTTGACTCTGCCGATCTTCGAGCGCTCGACCTCGACCCGGGTGTCGCCGCTCTTGATCGTGACGATGTCGTTCGTGATGTGCACGATCTCGCCCACGATGCCGCCGATCGTCGAGACCTTGTCCCCCCGCTTCAGGTTCTTGACCATCTCCTGGTGTTCCTTCTGCTGCTTCCGCTGCGGACGGAAGAAGATGAAGTAGAAGATGGCGATGAATCCGAACATCATCATCATGGTGGCGGCCGGATTCGCCGTCCCTCCCTCGGGAGAGGCCATGAGGTTCAGCATCAGCATGGTCCGTCCTCACCTTCTTCTTCGGTCCCGGGGCGCGGGAACCCGCGCCGGTAGGTGGCGAGCCAGTCGTCGGCCCAACGGTCGTATTCGCCCCGGAGGATCGCCGCGCGCGCCTGTGAAGTCAATCGGATCAGGAAGCGCACGTTGTGCAGCGAGAGGAGCCGCAGGCCGAGCAGTTCGTTGCTCACGAAGAGGTGCCGCAGGTACGCGCGGCTGTAGTCGGTGCAGCAGGGCCCGTCGCACGTCTCGTCGAGCGGCGCGGGGTCGGATGCGAAGCGGGCGCCCTTGATGTTGAGGCGGCCCTGGGCCGTGAACGCGGTGCCGTTGCGCCCGTTCCGGGTCGGCGCCACGCAGTCGAACATGTCCACGCCGCGCCGCACCGCCTCGATGACGTCGTCGGGATAGCCGACGCCCATGAGGTAGCGGGGCCGGTCGGGGGGAAGGGCGGGTTCGATCGCATCGAGGACGCGGTGCGTGACCTCCTTCTCCTCGCCCACGGAGAGTCCGCCGATCCCGACCCCCGGCCACTCGCCCAGGGCGAGCGTGCGTTCGACGGATTCGAGGCGAAGGTCGTCGTAGGAGGCGCCCTGGATGATGGGAAAGAGGAGCCCGTTCCCTCCGGCAGGCGCCTCCCGATGGGCTTCGTGGCTCGCCCGGCACCGCGCCAGCCACGCGAGCGTGCGTTCGACCGCGGTCCGCGCGGCCTCGGGGGAGGCCTCCCCGGGGGGACATTCGTCGAACGCCATGCGGATGTCGGAGCCGATCGCGGCCTGGATCTCCATCGAGAGTTCCGGCGTGAGCCGGTGCAGGCTCCCATCGAGATGGCTGCGGAAGGTGACGCCCTCGTCGTCGATCCGGTTGATGCGCGCGAGCGAGAAGACCTGGAACCCCCCCGAATCGGTGAGGATGGGGCCGTCCCATCCCATGAACCGGTGGAGTCCGCCGAGTCCTTCGAGCACGCGCGTGCCCGGCCTCAGGTAGAGGTGATAGGCGTTCCCGAGCAGGACCTCGACTCCCGCGGCGCGCAGCTCGCCGGGGGTGAGCGACTTCACCGTCCCCAGCGTCCCGACCGGCATGAAGCACGGGGTGTGGATCGTGCCGCGCGACAGGCGGAGCGTCGCGGCGCGCGCCCGCCCGCTCGTCCCCTCGACGCGGAAGCCCCCCTCGTCCGCGGGCGCGGTCACGGCATCCGTCTCGGGCATCCGTCTCATGTGATGAGCATCGCGTCGCCGTAGGAGTAGAAGCGGTATCGCTCCCGGATCGCGTGCGCGTAGGCTTCGAGCGTGCGTTCGCGGCCCGCGAACGCCGCGACGAGCATGATCAGGCTGGAGCGTGGAAGGTGGAAGTTCGTCACCAGGGCGTCCACCGCGCGGAAGGTGTAGGGGGGACGGATGAAGAGGTTCGTCCATCCCCGCCCCGGCGCGAAGGGCCCGCCCGCCGAGACGTCGCCCTCCGCCGTGGGGCCGCCCCCCGCCGCGGGGCCGCCGCCCGCCGCGGGGCCGCCGCCCTGGGCGACCGTTTCCAGCACGCGGCAGGAGGTCGTGCCGACGGCGAACACGCGCCCGCCCCGCGCCCGCGTCGCGTTCAGCGCCTCCGCCGCGGAGGAGGAGAAGCTGTACGCCTCGGGGGCGACCTCGTGCTCGTCGATCCGGTCCGCGGTCACGGGACGGAAGGTGCCGAACCCGACGTGAAGGGTGAGGGACACGAGACGGACGCCGCGGGCCTCGACCGCCGCGAGCATCTCCCGGGTGAAATGAAGTCCCGCCGTCGGCGCGGCGACGCTCCCCGACGGCTCCGAGTACACGGTCTGGTAGCGCTCCCGGTCCTCGGCGTCGTCGCGCCCGTCCCGCTCGCCGCCTGTGTCGTCGCGGACGATGTATGGAGGAAGGGGCACGCGGCCGTGGCGCTGGATCAGGCTCCACGGGTCGCCGTCGCCGGCCAGCCGCACGAGACGGGTGCCGTCGGAGGCGGAGTCGAGGATCTCGACCGCGAACCCGTCGGCGATGTCCACGGTGCGGCCGGGCTTGAGCTTGCCGCCGGGGCGGACCATGGCGCGCCAGAGGCGGGTGTCCGCTTCGTTGAAGGGGGCAAAGGGCGGGAGCGCGCCGGACTCGGACTCGGACTCGGGGCGGACGAGGAGGATCTCGGCCCGGGCGCCGGTCGGCTTGCGGCCCAGCAGCCGGGCCGGGAAGACGCGGCTGTCGTTGACGACGACGGCATCGCCGGCGGAGAGCCGCTCGAGCAGCGCGGGAAAGGGGGCGTCCGTGAAGCGGCCCCGCGCCCGGTCGAGCACGAGGAGGCGGCTGGCGTCGCGCCGCGCGGCCGGCCGGGCCGCGATCAGCTCGGCGGGCAACTCGTAGTCGTACGCCTCCGTCCGGCCCGCCCGCTCATCCGTCATCGCCGAACAGCGCACCCTGTGCCCCGCCCTCCGACCCCTCCCGGTCGCTCGGGAGGGCGTAGCCGAAGCGCTCGTACGCCTTCCGGGTGGCCACGCGGCCGCGGGCCGTGCGCTGCATGTACCCGTTCTGGATCAGGTACGGCTCGTAGACCTCCTCGAGCGTCCCCGCGTCCTCGCCCACCGCGACGGCGAGGGAGGCGAGTCCGACCGGCCCGCCCTCGAAGGTCTCGATGATCGCCTTCAGGACGCGCGCGTCCATCTCGTCGAGGCCGTACTCGTCGACGTTGAGCAGCGTGAGGCCCTTCTCGGCCGTCCCGGAATCGATCGTGCCGTCGCTCCGCACCTGCGCGTAGTCGCGGACGCGGCGCAGGAGGCGGTTCGCGATTCGGGGGGTGCCGCGCGCGCGGCGGGCGATCTCCTCCGCCCCGCCGGACGTGATCGGGATGTCGAGGAGGCCCGCGGAGCGGGTGACGATGCGCGCGAGTTCCGCCGGCGGGTAGTAGCCGAGGCGCTCGACGACGCCGAAGCGCGCGCGCATGGGGGCGGTCAGGAGCCCGAAACGGGTCGTCGCGCCCACGAGCGTGAAGCGCTCGAGCTTCATCGAGAAGGTCTCCACGCGAGGTCCGTCGCCGAGTCGGATTTCGATGCGATAGTCCTCCATCGCCGGATAGAGGAACTCCTCGATCACGGGCCGGAGACGGTGGATCTCGTCGATGAAGAGGATCCCGCGCGGCGGGAGGTTCGTGAGCAGGCCCGCGAGGTCGCCCGGCTTCTCGAGCACGGGGCCGGAGGTGAGCTTGATCCCGACCCCGAGTTCCCCGGCGAGGAGCAGGGCGAGCGTCGTCTTCCCGAGGCCCGGCGGGCCGTAGAAGAGGGTGTGGTCGAGCGCTTCCTCGCGGCCGAGCGCCGCCTCCACGAACACGGAGAGGCTCTCCTTGACGCGCGCCTGGCCGATGAACTCGTCGAGCCGCTGCGGGCGCAGCGAGGCGTCTGGACGCTCGTCGCTCTCGAGCACCTCGGGCGTCGTGACCTCCGTGCGCGGCCGAGCCCCGCCTCCGGCGCCCGTGTCGCCGGCGTCGCCCGCCTTCCGCGTGTCGCCCGATCGGCCCGGCGGCCCCGGCGCCGTCATACGTGCTGCAGCGCGCGGCGCACGAGTTCCTCGGCGCCGACGTCGGGGTCCCCGGCCTGCGCGAGTCCCTGCAGGGC
This genomic interval from Candidatus Palauibacter australiensis contains the following:
- the ruvB gene encoding Holliday junction branch migration DNA helicase RuvB; this translates as MTAPGPPGRSGDTRKAGDAGDTGAGGGARPRTEVTTPEVLESDERPDASLRPQRLDEFIGQARVKESLSVFVEAALGREEALDHTLFYGPPGLGKTTLALLLAGELGVGIKLTSGPVLEKPGDLAGLLTNLPPRGILFIDEIHRLRPVIEEFLYPAMEDYRIEIRLGDGPRVETFSMKLERFTLVGATTRFGLLTAPMRARFGVVERLGYYPPAELARIVTRSAGLLDIPITSGGAEEIARRARGTPRIANRLLRRVRDYAQVRSDGTIDSGTAEKGLTLLNVDEYGLDEMDARVLKAIIETFEGGPVGLASLAVAVGEDAGTLEEVYEPYLIQNGYMQRTARGRVATRKAYERFGYALPSDREGSEGGAQGALFGDDG
- the tgt gene encoding tRNA guanosine(34) transglycosylase Tgt, translating into MRRMPETDAVTAPADEGGFRVEGTSGRARAATLRLSRGTIHTPCFMPVGTLGTVKSLTPGELRAAGVEVLLGNAYHLYLRPGTRVLEGLGGLHRFMGWDGPILTDSGGFQVFSLARINRIDDEGVTFRSHLDGSLHRLTPELSMEIQAAIGSDIRMAFDECPPGEASPEAARTAVERTLAWLARCRASHEAHREAPAGGNGLLFPIIQGASYDDLRLESVERTLALGEWPGVGIGGLSVGEEKEVTHRVLDAIEPALPPDRPRYLMGVGYPDDVIEAVRRGVDMFDCVAPTRNGRNGTAFTAQGRLNIKGARFASDPAPLDETCDGPCCTDYSRAYLRHLFVSNELLGLRLLSLHNVRFLIRLTSQARAAILRGEYDRWADDWLATYRRGFPRPGTEEEGEDGPC
- the def gene encoding peptide deformylase; protein product: MILDIRIFGDPVLREKCAPVTEIDDEVRRLAADMQETMYDADGIGLAAPQVGVPIRLFVYDVRQEGISPGVLVNPEIVEEEGAVKEEEGCLSIPGLSETVQRSESIVARGLGLDGEPVEIRADGILSRCIQHEKDHLDGILFLDRVSPLKRKILLAKWRKQERD
- the queA gene encoding tRNA preQ1(34) S-adenosylmethionine ribosyltransferase-isomerase QueA, translated to MTDERAGRTEAYDYELPAELIAARPAARRDASRLLVLDRARGRFTDAPFPALLERLSAGDAVVVNDSRVFPARLLGRKPTGARAEILLVRPESESESGALPPFAPFNEADTRLWRAMVRPGGKLKPGRTVDIADGFAVEILDSASDGTRLVRLAGDGDPWSLIQRHGRVPLPPYIVRDDTGGERDGRDDAEDRERYQTVYSEPSGSVAAPTAGLHFTREMLAAVEARGVRLVSLTLHVGFGTFRPVTADRIDEHEVAPEAYSFSSSAAEALNATRARGGRVFAVGTTSCRVLETVAQGGGPAAGGGPAAGGGPTAEGDVSAGGPFAPGRGWTNLFIRPPYTFRAVDALVTNFHLPRSSLIMLVAAFAGRERTLEAYAHAIRERYRFYSYGDAMLIT
- the yajC gene encoding preprotein translocase subunit YajC, producing the protein MLMLNLMASPEGGTANPAATMMMMFGFIAIFYFIFFRPQRKQQKEHQEMVKNLKRGDKVSTIGGIVGEIVHITNDIVTIKSGDTRVEVERSKIGRVN